CTCTGACATAATAAGGAATCCAAGGCATCCAGCCTAGTAGTGCTAGGAATATAAGCTTGCAATTTGGAGGCAGGGAAACCATACAAAGCCTCAAAGGGAGACAACTTTAAACTAGTGTGAAAGGAAGTGTTGAACCAATACTCAACCAAGGGAAGCCAGGTTGCCCACTGATGTGGTCTGTCACTGGTGAAAGCCCTTAAATACTGTTATAAGCACTTGTTAACAATCTCAATCTGCCCATCTGACCGAGGATGATATGCTAAAGACATAACCAAGTCAGCTCCCTGAAGCCTAAACAATTCTGACCAAAATAGAGAAGTGAAGGTAGCATTCCTGTCACTAACTATAGATGTAGGCATACCATGGAGCTTGAAAACATGTTGCATGTAGAGGGAAGCAATCTTGGCTGCATTATAGGGATGGGAAACTGGGATAAAGTGAGCATATTTAGTTAATCTATCCACGACTACTAAAATCACCTCATACCCCATAGACTTAAGAAGACCTTCTATGAAATCCAAGCTCACATCTGTCCAAGGAGTGGTGGGAATTGCCAGTGGCTGAAGCAGTCCAGTTAGGGAAGTAATGGCAGATTTAATCCTCTAACATGCATCACAATCCCTCACAAACTTCTTAAGATCAGACTTCGTTCTAGGCCAATAAAATTCCTTCTTAGCTCTTTGATAAGACTTTAAGAATCCGGAATGAGCAGCCAAGGGGCTGCTATGGACATGATGCAAAAACTGAGATTTGAGAGAACAATGTGAGCTAATGTAGAACCTATCCTTGTAAAACAATAACCCATTCTGGAAAGTGAATCCTCTAGGTGGATTTCCAGCTTGAATGGCAGCAATAATGTTTTGAATAGTGTCATCTTGTAAGTAACTATCCTTTAATAAAGGCAGCCAAGTAGGATCATGTACTGAGAGCAAAAAGAAGCAACTAGTCTTGGAGTTAGCATCAGACTGTGACAACTCATAACTGAAGGCAGGGTGCCTAGAAAGAGCATCAGCCACCCTATTGTCACTGTCTTTTTTGTATTCCACAACAAAAGCATAACCCAAAAGTTTAGCTAGCCATTTTTGCTGAGATGGAGTGGCAATTCTTTGTTCCAACAAGAATTTTAAACTCTGATGATCAGTCCTAACCATAAAGGGTCTACCAATCAAATAGGATCTCCACTTTTTGACTACAGTAGCCAAAGCCAGTAACTCAGTCTCATAGGTAGACAGATGAAGGAAGGTTCTTCCCTTTCAAAGCTTGACTATGAAATGCAATCGGTCTATGGTCTTGCATTAGTATAGCCCCTAAACCACAACCTGATGCATCACATTCTATAACAAACGGAGAAATGCCTCCAAAGCCTTGTCAGTCCATTGAAATGCATCTTTTCGAAGAAGATCAGTTAAAGGTTGGGCAATTGAACCATAACCCTTAATGAACTTTCTATAATACCTTGTCAAACTTAGGAAACCCCTTAAAGCCTTCACATTTTCTGGTATTGGCCATTGGAGCattgcaaaaattttcttagAATCAGCCTTAACACCCTCTCCAGAGATTATACGGCCCAAATATTCCACTTTAGAACACCCAAAAACACATTTAGACTGCTTAGCATAAAGCTGATGAGACAGCAaaacccttaaaacaatccttaaaTGAGAAACATGATCATCCAAGCACTTACTGAAAACAAGGATGTCATCAAAGAATATTAGAACAAACATTCTCAAAGAAGGTCTAAAATAAGAATTCATTAATGCTTGAAAGGTGGATGGGGCATTAGTCAGCCCAAAGGGCATGACTAGGAACTCATAGTGTCCTTCATGAGTTCTAAAGGCAGTCTTGGGCACATCCTCACTCTTCATTCTTATTTGATGATAACCTGACCTTAAATCGAGTTTAGAGAAAATGGAAGCACCTGCTAGTTTATCCAACAGTTCATCTATCACTGGAATTGGAAACTTATCTTTAATGGTTGCCTtatttaaagccctatagtcaATGCACATCCTCCAACTACCATCAGCCTTCCTTACAAGTAAGACAGGTGAAGAAAATGGACTTTGGCTAGGCTGAATATAACCTAACTCCAACAACTCATTCacaattttctcaatttcagATTTTTGGAAGTAAGGATACCTGTAAGGCCTTTCACAAACAGGTTAAGAGCCTTCCTTGAGGATAATGCCATGCTCATGACCTCTAACAAGTGGTAAACCAGTGGGAACAGCAAACACTTCTGTAAATTCAACCAATAAAGCAGCAAGCACCTCACGCAATTAAGACTGAACAATGGCAGCAGCAGTTGTAGGGAATGCTAAGATATGCAGCACTAAGCCTTTCCTTTCTAAACCACTAAGAAACCTATCAACCTCTGCAGCTTTTGAAATGGTTGATGGAGCAGTCTGTAATCCTTGCAAAAACACCCTTTTACCCAAGTACATAAATTTCATGGTCAATAACTGGAAGTCCCAGCTAATTTCCCCCAAAGTACTCAACCATTGAGTACCAAGAACCACCTCACAACCTCCTAAATGTAAGACATTAAAGTCTATGACAAACTGATACCCTGTATAGTGATAGTGACTCTTGGATAGCTACATAAAGTCTTGATGATTGTGCCATCAGCTACTTTAACCTCTAATACCCGAGAGGTATCAAGTTGCAACTGCAATCTTGGTAGCACAGAAGCATCCAAGAAGTTGTGGGTGCTCCCAGAATCAATAAGAGACACCACTTCTTGTTTCTTGATTCTTCCCCTTACCCTCACGGTCTTAAAAGTAGGGCACCCTACTAATGCATATAAAGTAATCTCAGCAGGGTCAATGCCATCCTTGCCAACCCCACTCCTCTGAAATGCACCTTAAGGCTCTAACAGCACCTCATCATCAGAAATCTCAACTAACTGCACACCTGAAGTTCTAGGTTCTACTTCCATGGATATTTCCTCCAACAGAAACAATTTAGCTCCCTTGCATTTGTGCTCCATCTGCCACTTCTCATCACAATTGTAACACAGACCTTGTTTCCTCCTTTCCTCCATTTGTGCACTAGTCAACCTCTGCAATGGGACCTTAGTTCTTGGCTCCACCATAGCTTCCAATTTAGGGGCACCCAAAATTGAAGCCCTCCCATTATCAGTTACACCTCTAAATGCTTTCCTACTACTGTTAACATATTCTTCTTGAATCTTTGCTAAACCAAAAGCTTCATTAAGGGTTTTAGGAACTAACATCCTAATAGGCAATCTTATCTCATCCTTTAACCCACTTAAAAAGCAACTCAATTTGTGAGACTCAAATAACCCCGTGATTCtattagaaaaaattttgaaattaccTTTGTAAGCCACCACAGAAGTCATCTGCTTGAGTCTTGTCAATGCTTCCATACGGTCAACATAGGCAATGGTCCCAAATCGAGTTTGCAAAGCTTGAACAAACACTTCCCAACTTGCAAATCCTCTTGCCTGTTCAGCCTCCTGAAACCAAATTAGAGCTTCACCATCAAGATGATATAAAGCCATTAACACCTTATGATGCTCCGGAGTGTTGTGATATGAGAAAAATTGATTGGCTCTGTATACCCAACAAGTAGGATCCTCTCCTTGAAATCGTGGAAACTCAAGCCTCAGATTCTTGATTGGTCCAAGTGGTAAATGTTCATGGCCTTCATTGGAAACCGTAGCATTAACCCATCCTCTACATTGTGGTGATTATTGATGTTGTTCCTCAGAATCAACCCACTTTTGCATAAATGTGGTGAGAGTTTGTAATTGCTTCTTGATTTTTTGGAGGGTTTGTTCATGGTTGTTAGTAATCTTGGATAAAGCAgcaattttttagaaattctGGGAATTTGATCTTATCTCCGTCATGTTGCCCACTCTTGGATCActactctgataccaaatgttatGATTCTGCTTATAGgaaatggaaaaggaaaagaaatgtgGTCACTTCAAAGGGACCGGGCCTccatagaaagagagagaaagatcaGAGTAAGAGAATGCTTGAGTATTATTCATTGTCCATCATACAAAACCAATCCTCTCTTTATATCTGTGTAACTACCTTCCCTAACAGAATGCTAGTCATTTCCTTACTGTCACACATGTGCCCTCGCTTAGTTGTTATAcactacacacacacacgtgcCACTTGTTTATCTGCTGTACAATACAATGCTATACAACACAAGTGTTTATCTACTATACACTACAATGCTATACAACACAAATGCAGATAAGGTTCCTAAcagtacttcaaggaacaagagttcaagtttagtattgaaagtcatgcaaatctgtccaagaaataaatgaagaagtgttgtttATTAAAGTTTGACAAATAGCTCGACAGATGATATCTATAGAGATTTAATGCTGATGCTCAACAGCTATTCGATAGAAagagtatctatcgagaataatgaaatttagatttccagatctattttcacacatatccaagtgtatttgtgtagagtttcttttctcacaaccctagacatatataaagattattttaaggaccgTCTCAAGTGATGCACcttgatgcaaagtgattattcaTGCACATTGCGACCGGAGACAATTTGCcatagttcat
Above is a window of Quercus lobata isolate SW786 unplaced genomic scaffold, ValleyOak3.0 Primary Assembly Scq3eQI_187, whole genome shotgun sequence DNA encoding:
- the LOC115973672 gene encoding uncharacterized protein LOC115973672 — its product is MALYHLDGEALIWFQEAEQARGFASWEVFVQALQTRFGTIAYVDRMEALTRLKQMTSVVAYKGNFKIFSNRITGLFESHKLSCFLSGLKDEIRLPIRMLVPKTLNEAFGLAKIQEEYVNSSRKAFRGVTDNGRASILGAPKLEAMVEPRTKVPLQRLTSAQMEERRKQGLCYNCDEKWQMEHKCKGAKLFLLEEISMEVEPRTSGAFQRSGVGKDGIDPAEITLYALVGCPTFKTVRVRGRIKKQEVVSLIDSGSTHNFLDASVLPRLQLQLDTSRVLEVKVADGGCEVVLGTQWLSTLGEISWDFQLLTMKFMYLGKRVFLQGLQTAPSTISKAAEKCLLFPLVYHLLEVMSMALSSRKALNLFVKGLTGYIQPSQSPFSSPVLLVRKADGSWRMCIDYRALNKATIKDKFPIPVIDELLDKLAGASIFSKLDLRSGYHQIRMKSEDVPKTAFRTHEGHYEFLVMPFGLTNAPSTFQALMNSYFRPSLRMFVLIFFDDILVFSKCLDDHVSHLRIVLRVLLSHQLYAKQSKCVFGCSKVEYLGRIISGEGVKADSKKIFAMLQWPIPENVKALRGFLSLTRYYRKFIKGYGSIAQPLTDLLRKDAFQWTDKALEAFLRLL